Genomic segment of Salvia hispanica cultivar TCC Black 2014 chromosome 2, UniMelb_Shisp_WGS_1.0, whole genome shotgun sequence:
TGGGATCGCATTAAGGCCAGATACAACATGGTGAAGCCGGCGTGGGCGTACAAGCGAAGCAAGGAGTAGCTCCGCAAGTGTTGGGATTGATCAAGCTCAACATCAACAACTTTAGGGATATTTACACGAAAGACAAGCCGAAGTTCGACGGAGGAATACCAGTCGCGTCCTCAGCGCCGAAGCGGACGAAGAACACTGTCAGTAGCGGTTACACAAGCAGTGGCGGCCCGTCGCCTATGGATCTCAATGCTAAGCGGAAGGGAGTTTCGGCATACCAACGTCTACTTTTAGGCGTCCTGTTGACAACAAGGCTGACAAAGCCCAGGCCAGAGGGAAGTCGATGGCGTCTGCATCGGCTGAGCCGCCTGCGCCGTCTACTCAGCTCGTGGCCACAGCGCTCTAGGAGTTTGGTGGCTTTTGCGAGAGTTACGAGTAGAGGTTGATACTTGATACGACTACTACATGTAATAATGCCACTGATCCAGAGATCCGTCGGAAGTATGACAAGATGATCAAGAATTTGAACAAGAAGTTAGATTTAGAtgagtagtatttgtttttataaatttagtaatgtagttttttttaaataaataatataggtttttttaaaattaagtgatgtagttttttttaattaagtaatgtagttgtttgtttaaatatgttgtgtttaatataatactccctccgtctctaaagaatatgcactttgggtttaGCACGGATTTtcatgcaaaattggtaaagtaagagaaatatagagagaaaacgtaattaaagtattgttagtggagaataggtctcacctcattagagagaaattggtttaaaaattggaaagtgcatattcttgtgagacggactaaaaaggaaagagtgcatattattgtgggacagagtgagtactatattttggtattttagtaattgaaaataaaaataaaaaaacaataacatttaaaattaaatggaaaatggATTTTAATCGATAAGGTGGACACTAGTCCGAAACCACTGCAGAAGGAAGGGCTGGACTAAAAAATGCTGATATGGCGACCACTAACTCGTCCGTCTACTAGGGCGGACTAGTGGTCCGaccactgtggatgctctaagagagataaagagagaataaagtaagggaTGATTATATTTTGCCAATGTTGGAtcttcttaaaatttaaaataaaaaaaataaaaaataaaaaaagagagagagagagagattgacctttaatatcatggaactttaaaaaagttgggtttttcccacgaactttcaaATTGGCAAATAGAACTTTAtctgagtttgttattttccaccGGCGAAAAAAATTCTACTATAATCAAGGATTTATGACCAATTTTGGTGGGTGtgattcaagaaaaactatcctcaaagattgaaaaatttgAAGCTCTCGGAGTTGTCGATAAATTACGTAAAAAGTTTgcattatgatattatttgccgaAATTATTTTGCCAGTGGAAATAACAAGCACAAGTAAAATTTGTggtattatttgtcaatttggAAGTTTGTGTGAAAActtaactttttgaaagtatCATGATATTAGAAGTTAATATCCCTATAAAATGGCGCTATTAACAAGGAACAAAAGTTGTGTAGAGTTCTGAAGAGAGTTGTGTAGAGTCCTGCTTGTACAAGACTAGCTTCGATTAGTGATTGAGAAcctcaaaataaatatggaaCAGCAAAGAAAACAAGCATACACAAATCTTAAGAAGAaacattatttagttatatttccAGCATCAAAATGCATGAACTGGAAATGGACGGTGTCATTGTGTCAGCACCCACCCTCGTAGCAATCAAACACATTTACTCattgagagagagggagagatagAGGGGGGGGGGGACGGTCCTAGAAAAGAGCATTCAATACTCTTttcgtccctaaaaaataaataactatattaaTAGCATGAGTtctaatatataattgataaggtaatactctctcctctctcataTTATTTGAGACTTTTCTTTACGATACGAAATTTAAGAATGttgtgtttagtgagttaaataaagataaaataaaataaaagagagtaaagtaaataaaagaataaagtagatgaaattaaatgttttgtttttaactaaaaggaaaataacgCAAATAACTTAGAACAacccaaaatgaaatgactcaaagTAACTTGGAAGTTGGGCTGAGggagtaagagagaggtaaaAAATGATAGTGAAAGAAATGTTAGTACATTGTGGAATCcacatgtaaaattattatttattgaaaacatttcatatttggaTTTGGTCTAATTTTTAAGAGATGGTATAAAATGGTAAAGCGAATCTATTTTTTAAGGACAAAAGAGTAGTAATTAAGAGATTAGCATTTAGCTGCaaataatgtcacatttttagtactccatttgtttgtgttttagaTAAGTTGAGAAACTGTTCTGTGCATATCATTCTCGCCAAATTCAGATCTTCTGTGGGACCTCAACTGCCACTACCTCTCAATAATACATTATCGTTTCCTCGCCTCCTACTTTCATCATTGCAACATATAATCATTGACAGTTAAACAATGCACAATTTAAGTATATAGTAACTATCATCAATATCTGCCCATTATGCATCAATCTCATTGTCAGCaccaaataatatttttctgtGCCACAGAAAAGAAAAGCACCTACCTTTGATCTACAATGTCACAAAATTGTTGGCTCTTACTGTTTCACCTTTGATCTACAATGTCACAAAATTGCTATACACTAACTCAAGAATTTTGTATTCACCTTCCTGACGATATACTTACATGGTAGAATAACATTTAACACACAAGTCCTTCAGAGCTACAAATCCTTTGGAAACTCCATacaaactaaacaaaactCCCATCCATGAATCTGTTCatagcaagaaaaaaaatcaattattgatAGTAACAACTCTAAGGATGCACTCTTTAGTTGAAATACCTATACAACTTTTCGACTCATTCTAAACTATACTAATACTTCTCAGAATAATCATGTATCTTAAGTAGGGTATACTTTGTAAGAAAGTGCATCAAATCAAACCACAAGTAGAACCTATGTTATTATAGACGTTAACTTCTTACGGAAAACTTAGAAACCGCAATACCTAACCATGTCTTCGTTTATGAGTTTTGATGGTACTTGTCGAAGGGGCCCTCTTCATGGATGGTTTCATCACTGAATCTGACTTCTTCGAAGATATAAGAGCTGAAGACAGGAGGGCATCAACAGCTTCGCGCTGttgtttccttttctttaatGTATCACTGAGTGTTTCAGCATGATTAGAAGCTTGCACTTCACCCTTCCCCTTGACTGTTCTCTCAGAAGATGATGTACCAACTTTCGCGTCTGGTGGCTTATCATGCTTGATAGTTTTTGAATGCACTTCATCAGCAACTGGTCTCATATGATCTTTACTTCTACTAGCTTCCTTTCCAGTATTAGTTGAATGTGTCCTAACACTGTTATTATTGCTCTCCTTTCTAGCATCAGCTCTTACCCCCTTAATTTGCTTATTATTATCTCTGAATCTGGGGCTTATATCAGtcttctctttattttcttgcaATTCCAACGTTGCACCTTTAATTACTTTGTAgtcattttttggaattttatcAGATGTCATCTCCTTGGGATCCAAAAGCTTTGTTCCCCTTCTATCTCTGCTCCTTTTGACATCTATTGCAGCATCCTTCCCCAAACAGGGAAGCTCTTGACCATCACTTTCTGGTGCAGTATCAACgcattttctctttctttcagTAGTATATTTTACAGTTTTCTGCAAATTAACATGCCCCCTTGCAGATTTGAGCCACTCGTCTTCCTCGAACTGCCTAGTGAAAGACTTCTCTGCACTTGTTCTAATTTCTGAACTGAACTTGGGTATCGAACTGTATGGCTTTCTAGCAGATACAATcaaatttctttgttttgcATCTTCTAAAAGAGCTGCCCACGTCTGGTTTGTCCGTAATGTTCTTGCATTACCAAAAACCCAAAGAGAGAATTTAGCCCTAGTCAAAGCTACATTCATCCGTCTAACATCAGCGACAAATCCAATATTACTACAGCTGCCTCTAGGTGTTTCATCGCAGGATCCAGATGCTCTAACAGTAGAAAGTAGCAGGATATCAACTTCTCGCCCTTGAAAACCATCAACTGTATTAAATTCCATATCAGAGGTAATAGAAGATCCAAAGGCACTGGTGAACCGTGTACGTAAAAGTGACAACTGGCGCTTGTAAGGTGTTATGATGCCAATTCTTCCACCCCAGAATTCAGATGGATAACTGTCAAAATAACAATGTCTTGATCATACCAGTCACTGAAAATGAGAATCCAAGAGCTGAAAGATTGAATACCTTTTTCTAAGAAATCTCAACACTTCAACAGCAGCATCAGCCTCAGACTCATTGTACAGGGAGAGTGATGCAGAATTCTTACCACGGAGCTCCAGACCATCAATGATGTCAAAAAATACATATGGCCCAAGGCACCGAGTCTCATGGAATGATGCAGCTCTGCCAGACATCTTATCTCCATTCTGCAATTTCCCCTCATAGAAATGCAAAGAAGGAAACTGACAAATCTCTGGATGCATCCTATACtggtaattttataaatactgTCACTGTTAGTATACAGCTAGCAGCAAAAGGACAAAACAGAAAGAAAACGGAAggaatattatactattaagCATAGAGGTACTGTAAGatgaaaaatggagaaatataTTCAACATCATTGCAAGATGGTCCTTAGACTATTAAGCATAGAGGTAAAGTAACAGCAATAACTATTTGTCAAGCTGAGTCGCAAAACTACAATATGAGCACTAATTTGTCAGCAGAAgagactaaaataaaataattgactGCTTTAAAATCTGATTTTCGGCATCGTGAAATCCATTCTTAAATAGTGGACCTCGCCAGTTtgataaaaacaaacaatattACAGCCACTCCTGATTATAGTACAAGAAAGGTATATTCATAGGCTTTTATGCAGCTTATCGGTCTCCTGGagttaaaaatggaaaatcagGGAGACAATTCACATTGACAGTATAATCCAGATATTCGGACTACCTGTTGGGTGAGCATGATTACAGGATGACCTGCCCTCTGCAGCCTTTCAAACATGCTGCACTGGAACATGTATTTGCTAGCAACATTAGATAAAACTGTGGCAGGAAGCTGCTTTGGATCACCAACCTATCCAAAAGAAGCAAAATAGACTTCAATGATGCTTAGCGTTATCAAAaagacaaattaattaatgcttAATCATGTACCATGATACATTTGGTTCCCCTCGATTTTAAGAGCTGAAGTGGAATCAATGTGGCAGGTTCCAAGGCCTTAAGGAAAGCATAAGAAAAAAAGACAGTTGAAATTcagaatagaaaaaatgaacaagGATAAATGAAGATAGAGCAAATTACAGAGATAAGACAAGACAAGAAAGGGAAAAGTAAGTACTTGAGCAGCTTCATCAATCACAACAGCATCAAATAGAGTGGTTTCAGATGCATTGATGAATTTATGGCTTGATGTAGATTCAGAGCACACCCCATATAGATCTCCACCGCAGCCACTTAGTGTGGTCACCACAACTTCAGCCTCCTTCAATATAGCATTCCGAAATTTATGTCTTAGGGCTCTCATTTCTTCGTTGGCCTTCCTCTCTCTCGCCTGGGCACTGGCAAGTTCTGTATACGCGGCTTTCTTTTTTTCGTATAACTGCCTTAGCTTTCCTTTCAATTCAGCATCAGAAAATATCTTGCCATCTTCAAGATCTCCTTCCATGAAATTTTTAACTTCAGAATTTTCTTCCTGCCAGCTAGCCCGCTTGGCTTCATAGTGTCTTATctgttccactaacttttctaaaTTAGTACGCAATATAGTTAAAGAATCTGCAAAAGTCCCACTATTTTCATCATGTgcatttctcttttcttcGCCTAAACGATTTTCAACCAGTGTATCGATGAAGAAGGGAAGAGAATTTGGATGGACTGTCTTTGCATTACCAACCCTCACAATATATGGCTTGTACCTCTGTCCATCACAACCATAAAGACCTTCATTGTATATCCTTGCAACTAGCTCATCAACTGCAGCATTAGATTGAGCACAAATGAGAATTCGGCCTCTAATGCCATTTCCTGTAGTTCTGTTATTCTTTTCAACATCCTCATTTAATTGTTTAGCCAATGCTGCATCCTGCCAGGCTCTCGCAACTGCAGCAGACTGACTGATCCTTTGACTCGTGCTAGAGCTACTACATGCTGATCCACCATTTCTTAATCTTTTGGAATCATTTATTTGAGAAACAGCAAGCAGACTGCTAACAATGGCCAGAATTGTTCGGGTCTTTCCAGTTCCTGGTGCAGAAGTAGAAGAAAGAATATAAATGAAGGGTAACCCAtaattatctataaaaaaagCACATATATACAATAATGAATAACCACACACCTGGAGGTCCCTGTATGAGAGTCAACTCAAAGTCCTTTTTCAAGTCAGACAGTCCAGTTGCAAGACTGATAGCCTGCAGCTGACTGTCATTATATGATGACTTAAGAATCTGCTGCAGAGGTTGAGGGAGTTTACTCATACTTTGAGTTTCTGCATCATATTGACTAGAACGACAATTGACCGGGTTCAAAATTATTGGAAGTAAAGGAATTTCCCTTATTGATGACAATGCCTGGAATTCTCGAAGTTGAGGGGTAATGGACATGATACGACTAACATACCACCTGCTTCTCTCCGCAAGAAGCTTTCTAGCTCGCTCGAGCCGAGGACATGCTTGAAGATACAGTCTAATAGCTAAGATATTTGACCTTCTTTTGTTGTCTTTCTCGCGTCTTTCAACCTAAGACCAAGCATAGCATAAGCAAGATACAGATAATACTCAATTTCAAGCAAATTTGTCAAGCTCACAGTTAACCTACCCATAGACAAGCATAGAAAAGAATAAGTACCAACACTATATAACAGCAGGCTCTTAAGAATAAAATGACAGGACTGtttggataataattaatgtaacTACAAACACATCATTGCTTTATAACAAGAAAGCACTTGATAACATTCTGTTATATCTCGCGTATATTAGGCAACAACTAAGGTTGTAGAAATCATCTGAAGCAAAGGTTACCcacatttattttaagtatGGAATACCTTTCCAACAGTGTGTATATCACTGGTAGTAGAGTTCTGCAGAGGTTGTCTAGTAAGTAAAATGAGATCATTTTCCAACAGGCTTCTAGATCCGGGGGAATTATCTTCATCTTGTACAAAGCGAACGACATGGAAATCATCTATTCTCTCAACAGACAGCACAGATAAACTTCCACAGCACAGTTCCTCAGAAGAAGTCATCTCCTGGTAGGAATTCTGTAGTTGCGCTTTGAATTCTTCCAGAACCAAGGGCcggaaaatttcaaaataccCATCAGATGATTCGAAACAAACAGGAACTTGCTTTAGTTTGCCTAATCTTTGAGAGTTTTTCTCAGTTCCAGAAGCTAAACCAACAGCAACAAAGAAATCCAACTCTAAGATGGGTTTGTACCAGTCATCAAGTCGGGGGGGCTGAAATCTTTTCACTCCACCACCCAGCCTCATAGAGCCCGGCCTGCTCTTTTGAGGCACAGAAAGCTGGATAACTTGCCGTTTAGGACCGGAAATGATTGGCTTCATATTTAAGGGCTGTTGACGTTTTGGTGGTTTGAAAAATGAGAACTTCCATGCATCATCATCTGCATCACCTACTACTTCTTTTATGATTCCATCATTAGCTTTTGGAGCTTTATTACTCTCCTGATTTTTCCTTGCAGAAGCGATGCTTAAATCATTAAAGGTCTTGTTACTTGAAGATACTGGAGATGTTGATGAGTCCCTTTCTCTGGATTTCACAACTCCATCTGGTACTTTCATCAAACTTGAATTGTTCCTTGGTGGGAAATGATTGGGTACACCTTCTCTTGTTTCAATGTTATTCTGCTTACTCTCTGATGGCTCTACTGGAACAGGGGATTGAGATGTTTGTACGCTTCCAGTAATATCCAAATTCATTTCCTGAACAAGATCAGTAGAATAAGAACCTATCTGAGAATCAGCCTCTGAGGAGACCACCAGACCACCAGGGCAGTCAACATCTTTCTCTTTCAAGTCAGCTTTCGACTCTTCTCCTGCTGTGCTTGTACCAGCATGATCATCATAATATGTAGTTTTAGTCAGCCAACTATAAGAAACCCCCACATGGGCAGAAGCATCAGATTCCTTCTCAACATCAGAAAGAATTATAACATTGCCTCTCTCCAAGTCAGCTATCGACTCTTCTCCAGCTGTGCTTGTACCAACATGATCATCATAATATGTAGTATTAGTCAGCCAACTATTAGAAACCCCCAGGTGGGAAGAAACATCAGATTCCTTCTCATCATCTGAAAGAATTATAACACAGCCTCTATCCAAGTTGACCAATGGCTCAGAATCTAGGATATCATCTTCAGCTTCATCGACTAATATTGTCTCTTTTGATCGTGCAAATTGTGACCGACTAGCAGTTTTATTTAATGCAGAGCACTGTTcttttaatgaaacagaaagaCGTGCTACATGCTTGCTCACTTCATCATTTGAAACTTTTTCTGCACTCAAAACAAAGATGCCATTGAATGCATAGTGATTTCAAACTGAAATCAACAAAAAGcataataatatcaaactGAAAAACTCACCACATGAAATAAGTTTCTCAATATCACTAATTGCTGAAGCAGATTTATCACTGCACACCATTCTGATTTGACCAAGCATATAAGATAATGTTTGTTTCCAATATCTAACCACAACAGCAAGTGATGATTTCCCCCAATCAGCCAGATCATGAAGCCACTTCATGCTATCAAAACTGTCCAACACTATGCCAGAATTCTTGGGATGTCTTTCAAAAAGCACAGGGATGACTTCAAGAATGCGGATACAAGTCATCTGATACAAGATACGGAGAATAACTTGAGTATGATTTTACTTATAGCAGACATTTACAGTCTTTAAGAGTAGAAATACGAGTCAAGAGGAACAAGAAACTCAGGTGTATTTAGGTACTATAACGCAGCAAAAATTCACAGAGAAACCTGTTCACAAGTTTAGTTGATTAAGGTTCCAGAAACAAGTCAATGGAAAATctcaaataaaagtaattattcATGATAATAGACTACATAAGGCT
This window contains:
- the LOC125204636 gene encoding uncharacterized ATP-dependent helicase C29A10.10c isoform X2 translates to MDPPCPPSECAHMWGPSLVSSLKDTSLHSPLRQPAIDLIQTIVVSDASALISVILNGKLHPSDKSIRTTNSGDADDEEEILFGLHVEEKNTSCWKEFTLQHKVVSQVDRSWMCVPMLWFDVLVEIDPLALPLSFSKAVIWALSRFSLIETEDSTEMSLSIRNWLVTCAPEISYLLGWKVPSGSDDGGDGTESRNSIRTSTMCRPLVRTFKRLTRHYTIRMEQAELRKQWIWEPMMSSSLILLLLDPNDNARQVGRLILEQVSNVRGLTCGLQFLCSTPPPLLSILLGLRHALKLVQLDSVLSNFSTLHHLFFILCKLLKEGNPSAQTQSQNSSDVADTSQFSSQGGFLKQPVFESSHSDGGGYSSIVSSAWWNKFSCLLSQAAWPSILKCLDGGKAFTDYTLSQMTCIRILEVIPVLFERHPKNSGIVLDSFDSMKWLHDLADWGKSSLAVVVRYWKQTLSYMLGQIRMVCSDKSASAISDIEKLISCEKVSNDEVSKHVARLSVSLKEQCSALNKTASRSQFARSKETILVDEAEDDILDSEPLVNLDRGCVIILSDDEKESDVSSHLGVSNSWLTNTTYYDDHVGTSTAGEESIADLERGNVIILSDVEKESDASAHVGVSYSWLTKTTYYDDHAGTSTAGEESKADLKEKDVDCPGGLVVSSEADSQIGSYSTDLVQEMNLDITGSVQTSQSPVPVEPSESKQNNIETREGVPNHFPPRNNSSLMKVPDGVVKSRERDSSTSPVSSSNKTFNDLSIASARKNQESNKAPKANDGIIKEVVGDADDDAWKFSFFKPPKRQQPLNMKPIISGPKRQVIQLSVPQKSRPGSMRLGGGVKRFQPPRLDDWYKPILELDFFVAVGLASGTEKNSQRLGKLKQVPVCFESSDGYFEIFRPLVLEEFKAQLQNSYQEMTSSEELCCGSLSVLSVERIDDFHVVRFVQDEDNSPGSRSLLENDLILLTRQPLQNSTTSDIHTVGKVERREKDNKRRSNILAIRLYLQACPRLERARKLLAERSRWYVSRIMSITPQLREFQALSSIREIPLLPIILNPVNCRSSQYDAETQSMSKLPQPLQQILKSSYNDSQLQAISLATGLSDLKKDFELTLIQGPPGTGKTRTILAIVSSLLAVSQINDSKRLRNGGSACSSSSTSQRISQSAAVARAWQDAALAKQLNEDVEKNNRTTGNGIRGRILICAQSNAAVDELVARIYNEGLYGCDGQRYKPYIVRVGNAKTVHPNSLPFFIDTLVENRLGEEKRNAHDENSGTFADSLTILRTNLEKLVEQIRHYEAKRASWQEENSEVKNFMEGDLEDGKIFSDAELKGKLRQLYEKKKAAYTELASAQARERKANEEMRALRHKFRNAILKEAEVVVTTLSGCGGDLYGVCSESTSSHKFINASETTLFDAVVIDEAAQALEPATLIPLQLLKSRGTKCIMVGDPKQLPATVLSNVASKYMFQCSMFERLQRAGHPVIMLTQQYRMHPEICQFPSLHFYEGKLQNGDKMSGRAASFHETRCLGPYVFFDIIDGLELRGKNSASLSLYNESEADAAVEVLRFLRKSYPSEFWGGRIGIITPYKRQLSLLRTRFTSAFGSSITSDMEFNTVDGFQGREVDILLLSTVRASGSCDETPRGSCSNIGFVADVRRMNVALTRAKFSLWVFGNARTLRTNQTWAALLEDAKQRNLIVSARKPYSSIPKFSSEIRTSAEKSFTRQFEEDEWLKSARGHVNLQKTVKYTTERKRKCVDTAPESDGQELPCLGKDAAIDVKRSRDRRGTKLLDPKEMTSDKIPKNDYKVIKGATLELQENKEKTDISPRFRDNNKQIKGVRADARKESNNNSVRTHSTNTGKEASRSKDHMRPVADEVHSKTIKHDKPPDAKVGTSSSERTVKGKGEVQASNHAETLSDTLKKRKQQREAVDALLSSALISSKKSDSVMKPSMKRAPSTSTIKTHKRRHG
- the LOC125204636 gene encoding uncharacterized protein LOC125204636 isoform X1, whose product is MSKKAEVSRKELLQRWSVIEQEDDDAAVHPIKRRRLRQLKEQWFSDAFNFLIHLPIDDHVWCGYWDLMGPLLETFYNFLKDESQGSPLKLLWKRISGEMRGCTLCIHQHHQAQEMYQNEYEPSCIGLLLDVLHVLDEERITTHLKDLNDRIARGVYDASCDYGEVVSVMFEVLMFPVMLDDQYLAMEFQIFIEAVDNSHDLALDGHQQYPGVYALLFFKSRRVRSIGLRLAGHMGKLRRSSDLDSLQYLLKKCMYILETEGVQTALETARPRVKLDQVTVWLGMKALVGFLEPQAFEEGILDRYPIFLSIVLNHISDDSIEFSHAVNCLRLMFEKLGCKLWLRATLSPSVMRNTLLGQCFHTRNEKSHKEIFDLFEPFLQSLEALQDGEHEKQRRHFLYFLLHQVPVSSNFSILMRKKASQIAFLIILRGYRMDPPCPPSECAHMWGPSLVSSLKDTSLHSPLRQPAIDLIQTIVVSDASALISVILNGKLHPSDKSIRTTNSGDADDEEEILFGLHVEEKNTSCWKEFTLQHKVVSQVDRSWMCVPMLWFDVLVEIDPLALPLSFSKAVIWALSRFSLIETEDSTEMSLSIRNWLVTCAPEISYLLGWKVPSGSDDGGDGTESRNSIRTSTMCRPLVRTFKRLTRHYTIRMEQAELRKQWIWEPMMSSSLILLLLDPNDNARQVGRLILEQVSNVRGLTCGLQFLCSTPPPLLSILLGLRHALKLVQLDSVLSNFSTLHHLFFILCKLLKEGNPSAQTQSQNSSDVADTSQFSSQGGFLKQPVFESSHSDGGGYSSIVSSAWWNKFSCLLSQAAWPSILKCLDGGKAFTDYTLSQMTCIRILEVIPVLFERHPKNSGIVLDSFDSMKWLHDLADWGKSSLAVVVRYWKQTLSYMLGQIRMVCSDKSASAISDIEKLISCEKVSNDEVSKHVARLSVSLKEQCSALNKTASRSQFARSKETILVDEAEDDILDSEPLVNLDRGCVIILSDDEKESDVSSHLGVSNSWLTNTTYYDDHVGTSTAGEESIADLERGNVIILSDVEKESDASAHVGVSYSWLTKTTYYDDHAGTSTAGEESKADLKEKDVDCPGGLVVSSEADSQIGSYSTDLVQEMNLDITGSVQTSQSPVPVEPSESKQNNIETREGVPNHFPPRNNSSLMKVPDGVVKSRERDSSTSPVSSSNKTFNDLSIASARKNQESNKAPKANDGIIKEVVGDADDDAWKFSFFKPPKRQQPLNMKPIISGPKRQVIQLSVPQKSRPGSMRLGGGVKRFQPPRLDDWYKPILELDFFVAVGLASGTEKNSQRLGKLKQVPVCFESSDGYFEIFRPLVLEEFKAQLQNSYQEMTSSEELCCGSLSVLSVERIDDFHVVRFVQDEDNSPGSRSLLENDLILLTRQPLQNSTTSDIHTVGKVERREKDNKRRSNILAIRLYLQACPRLERARKLLAERSRWYVSRIMSITPQLREFQALSSIREIPLLPIILNPVNCRSSQYDAETQSMSKLPQPLQQILKSSYNDSQLQAISLATGLSDLKKDFELTLIQGPPGTGKTRTILAIVSSLLAVSQINDSKRLRNGGSACSSSSTSQRISQSAAVARAWQDAALAKQLNEDVEKNNRTTGNGIRGRILICAQSNAAVDELVARIYNEGLYGCDGQRYKPYIVRVGNAKTVHPNSLPFFIDTLVENRLGEEKRNAHDENSGTFADSLTILRTNLEKLVEQIRHYEAKRASWQEENSEVKNFMEGDLEDGKIFSDAELKGKLRQLYEKKKAAYTELASAQARERKANEEMRALRHKFRNAILKEAEVVVTTLSGCGGDLYGVCSESTSSHKFINASETTLFDAVVIDEAAQALEPATLIPLQLLKSRGTKCIMVGDPKQLPATVLSNVASKYMFQCSMFERLQRAGHPVIMLTQQYRMHPEICQFPSLHFYEGKLQNGDKMSGRAASFHETRCLGPYVFFDIIDGLELRGKNSASLSLYNESEADAAVEVLRFLRKSYPSEFWGGRIGIITPYKRQLSLLRTRFTSAFGSSITSDMEFNTVDGFQGREVDILLLSTVRASGSCDETPRGSCSNIGFVADVRRMNVALTRAKFSLWVFGNARTLRTNQTWAALLEDAKQRNLIVSARKPYSSIPKFSSEIRTSAEKSFTRQFEEDEWLKSARGHVNLQKTVKYTTERKRKCVDTAPESDGQELPCLGKDAAIDVKRSRDRRGTKLLDPKEMTSDKIPKNDYKVIKGATLELQENKEKTDISPRFRDNNKQIKGVRADARKESNNNSVRTHSTNTGKEASRSKDHMRPVADEVHSKTIKHDKPPDAKVGTSSSERTVKGKGEVQASNHAETLSDTLKKRKQQREAVDALLSSALISSKKSDSVMKPSMKRAPSTSTIKTHKRRHG